In Gracilimonas sp., a single window of DNA contains:
- a CDS encoding gas vesicle protein GvpD: MNIVQKISTGITGLDEILDGGLIPKQSYLIQGGPGTGKSTIGYHFLQQGVKENESSLYISFGESNEHVKVNAEKLGISLEGVHFLDLNPDFDVTKDFEPYSVFSPSEVETSSIFKPIVEAIDKYKPKRVFLDSITMFQFLNQDPFQTRNMALSFIKYICKSGATLLMTSELSEKSTEKEATFWVDGILTVEFTDSWRKISVAKYRGSDFRSGYHAFKINGNGFDIYPSLKPSQYSRTFFSDPVSSGIDTLDQMLHGGIEQGTTSLVTGPSGVGKTNLSVQFMKEAANRGERSAIYSFEESKEVIIRRSESINVPVRNMLDKGFLKIESVEPLSYSPDEFSKMVRQDVEEHNTKFVLIDSLGGYGMAVREENTLERLHSLTVYLQNMGVTTFLINETQSITGTLEATNIHASYLADNIIFLRYLELNGELHKAIGILKKRLSDFERSIREFDISKDGIIVGKKLTGLKGILSGIPEIS; this comes from the coding sequence ATGAACATAGTGCAAAAAATCTCAACAGGAATAACGGGATTAGATGAAATTTTAGACGGTGGCCTTATTCCCAAACAATCTTATTTAATTCAAGGCGGACCCGGAACAGGTAAATCAACTATTGGATATCATTTTTTACAACAAGGTGTTAAGGAAAACGAATCTTCTCTTTACATATCTTTTGGGGAAAGTAATGAGCATGTAAAGGTTAATGCCGAAAAGCTGGGTATTAGTTTAGAGGGGGTTCACTTTCTGGATTTAAATCCTGATTTTGATGTAACCAAAGATTTTGAACCTTATTCGGTTTTCTCTCCTTCCGAAGTAGAAACCTCTTCCATTTTTAAGCCTATTGTAGAGGCGATTGATAAGTATAAGCCAAAACGGGTTTTTCTGGATTCTATCACCATGTTTCAGTTTCTGAATCAAGATCCCTTCCAAACACGAAATATGGCTCTTTCGTTTATAAAGTATATTTGTAAAAGTGGAGCAACCTTATTGATGACCTCTGAACTATCTGAAAAGTCAACAGAAAAAGAGGCTACTTTTTGGGTAGATGGCATTCTAACTGTAGAATTCACAGATTCCTGGCGTAAAATAAGTGTTGCTAAATATCGAGGTTCTGATTTCAGAAGCGGGTATCATGCCTTTAAAATAAATGGAAATGGTTTTGATATTTATCCCTCACTGAAACCAAGCCAGTATAGCCGGACGTTTTTCAGTGACCCGGTCTCCTCGGGTATCGATACTCTGGATCAAATGCTGCATGGCGGAATTGAACAAGGAACGACCTCTCTTGTCACAGGACCAAGTGGTGTTGGGAAAACAAACCTCTCCGTTCAGTTTATGAAAGAAGCGGCCAACCGAGGCGAACGCTCTGCCATTTATTCTTTTGAAGAGTCTAAGGAAGTTATCATCAGGCGTTCGGAGTCTATTAATGTTCCGGTCAGGAACATGCTTGATAAAGGTTTTTTGAAAATTGAATCCGTAGAACCCCTTTCTTACTCTCCTGATGAGTTTTCTAAAATGGTTCGTCAAGATGTTGAAGAGCATAATACCAAATTCGTTCTTATTGATTCTTTAGGCGGGTATGGAATGGCTGTACGTGAAGAAAATACCCTGGAGCGCCTGCACTCCCTGACGGTATATCTTCAAAATATGGGTGTTACCACTTTTCTCATTAACGAAACCCAAAGCATTACCGGGACGCTCGAAGCAACCAACATCCATGCCAGTTATTTAGCCGATAATATCATCTTCCTGCGATATTTAGAGCTGAACGGAGAACTCCATAAGGCTATTGGTATCCTGAAAAAGAGATTAAGTGATTTTGAGCGTTCAATTCGTGAATTCGATATCTCCAAAGACGGAATTATCGTTGGTAAAAAACTAACCGGCTTAAAAGGAATTTTAAGCGGAATACCCGAAATTTCATAA
- a CDS encoding PAS domain S-box protein: MVQYLFIDEKAVGSKPTILLSISRAANRKLIRKIIPEQYHVIDGPDSFPANTQFDLCITDLPTFQLHKAELLNKKNEAQPVYLPFLLLVEDNRVLKTNPAVWDIFDDIIEVPVPMKILSLRIKNQLRSRQNSLKIARQNNKLRILEKAIHSTEVGISITDEQKEDSPIIFCNDGFVKLTGYSRDEIIGKNCRFLQNDDRDQPAIKKIHSFTENGTAGCAILRNYKKDGSMFWNELSMAPIKDNNGEVTHFVGIQNNVTQLVETQQQLEEEKNLHQLIASNSTDMISRHSLDGTYLYVSPSCKQVLGYHPEDLIGKDAFEYFHPEDIKKVKAAHKELKERKQTKPITYRKKTKSGKYKWVETITRISFNSKDKSLVELQSSTRDITERKKYEYDLEESLHEKNVLLQEIHHRVKNNLAVISGLLQIQQFETNDETLNKILGNSVSRIKSMALIHEKLYRSKSLSHVKFDEYINGLISTILNSHDYYNDKIKIDLECDGIVLNVNQAVPCALILNEIISNAIEHAFVGRDQGTIWVSFKEVDGQILASVKDNGIGIPEDLMESKRQSMGLTIIRTLIKQLNSKLEVKTEDGTEFCFTFSLKDMKGAHSRFI; this comes from the coding sequence ATGGTTCAATATTTGTTCATAGATGAAAAGGCCGTCGGTAGCAAACCTACTATTTTGCTATCTATAAGCAGAGCTGCAAACAGAAAGCTCATCAGGAAGATTATACCTGAGCAATACCATGTTATTGATGGTCCGGATTCTTTCCCAGCCAATACTCAGTTTGATTTATGCATTACTGACCTACCAACGTTTCAGCTTCACAAAGCAGAATTACTAAATAAAAAGAATGAGGCTCAGCCGGTTTACCTTCCTTTTTTATTGTTGGTTGAGGACAATCGGGTGTTAAAAACCAATCCCGCCGTATGGGATATTTTTGATGATATTATTGAAGTACCGGTTCCCATGAAGATTTTAAGCCTTCGGATAAAAAACCAACTCCGCAGCCGACAAAATTCACTAAAAATTGCCCGGCAAAACAATAAACTGCGGATTCTTGAAAAAGCCATTCATTCTACAGAAGTAGGTATTTCTATAACAGATGAACAAAAAGAAGACAGCCCTATTATTTTCTGCAACGATGGCTTTGTTAAGCTCACAGGATATTCAAGAGATGAAATCATTGGAAAAAATTGCCGTTTTCTTCAAAATGATGACAGGGATCAACCTGCTATAAAAAAAATACACAGCTTTACCGAAAATGGAACGGCGGGATGTGCCATTCTGAGGAACTATAAGAAGGATGGTTCTATGTTTTGGAATGAACTTTCTATGGCTCCGATTAAAGATAATAACGGTGAGGTCACTCATTTCGTAGGTATTCAAAATAATGTCACACAACTCGTAGAAACCCAGCAGCAGCTGGAGGAAGAGAAAAATCTTCATCAGCTCATTGCGAGTAATTCCACCGATATGATTTCCCGGCACTCCCTGGATGGTACATATCTATATGTCAGCCCGTCCTGCAAGCAAGTTTTGGGTTACCACCCCGAAGATTTAATTGGCAAAGATGCCTTTGAATACTTTCATCCTGAAGACATCAAAAAAGTTAAAGCCGCACACAAAGAACTCAAGGAACGTAAACAAACGAAGCCGATTACATACCGCAAAAAAACCAAAAGCGGTAAGTATAAATGGGTGGAAACTATTACCCGTATTTCCTTTAATTCTAAAGATAAATCGCTGGTAGAACTCCAATCCTCTACCCGGGATATCACCGAGCGAAAAAAGTATGAGTATGATCTTGAAGAATCATTGCATGAAAAAAATGTATTGCTTCAGGAAATTCATCACCGCGTAAAAAATAACCTGGCAGTCATCTCAGGCTTACTTCAAATTCAGCAATTTGAAACCAATGATGAAACACTCAACAAAATTCTCGGAAACAGTGTTTCTCGTATTAAATCTATGGCACTCATCCATGAAAAACTGTATAGATCTAAATCATTGAGTCATGTGAAATTTGATGAGTATATTAATGGGCTGATTTCTACCATTCTAAATTCGCACGATTATTATAATGATAAGATTAAAATAGACCTTGAGTGTGACGGTATAGTATTAAATGTTAATCAGGCAGTTCCGTGTGCACTCATACTGAATGAAATCATTTCCAATGCTATTGAACATGCTTTTGTGGGCCGGGATCAGGGTACTATTTGGGTAAGTTTTAAAGAAGTAGATGGTCAAATATTGGCCTCCGTAAAAGATAATGGAATTGGCATTCCGGAAGATCTGATGGAGAGTAAAAGACAATCAATGGGGTTAACTATTATTCGGACACTCATTAAACAATTGAACTCAAAACTTGAGGTCAAAACCGAAGATGGTACTGAATTCTGCTTTACTTTTTCCCTGAAAGATATGAAAGGGGCGCATAGCAGGTTTATATAA